A single Pseudoxanthomonas sp. DNA region contains:
- a CDS encoding ECF-type sigma factor has protein sequence MADATDITLWLDSARSGDRAALDRVLATLYQELHTMARRQLSGQHGYTLDATALVHESYLKLLGSTGTAKFEDRAHFFAYAASSMRSVVVDYARSRLARKRGGDLKRVADIPEEVEGNLRLDEDMLALNDALEKLAAADERLAQVVEMRYFAGLSELEIAELLQRSERSIRRDWQKARLFLLSAMADS, from the coding sequence ATGGCCGACGCGACTGACATCACCTTGTGGCTGGACTCGGCCCGCAGCGGCGACCGCGCCGCGCTGGACCGCGTGCTGGCCACCCTGTACCAGGAACTGCACACCATGGCGCGCCGCCAGCTGTCCGGCCAGCACGGCTACACGCTGGACGCCACCGCGCTGGTGCACGAGTCCTACCTGAAGCTGCTCGGCTCCACCGGCACGGCCAAGTTCGAGGACCGCGCGCACTTCTTCGCCTATGCCGCCTCGTCGATGCGCAGCGTGGTGGTGGATTACGCCCGCAGCCGGCTGGCGCGCAAGCGCGGCGGCGACCTCAAGCGCGTGGCCGACATCCCCGAGGAAGTCGAAGGCAACCTGCGCCTGGACGAGGACATGCTGGCGCTGAACGACGCGCTGGAGAAGCTGGCCGCCGCCGACGAACGCCTGGCCCAGGTGGTGGAGATGCGCTACTTCGCCGGCCTGTCCGAGCTGGAGATCGCCGAACTGCTGCAGCGCTCGGAGCGCAGCATCCGCCGCGACTGGCAGAAGGCGCGGCTGTTCCTGCTGTCGGCGATGGCGGACAGCTGA